The following are encoded together in the Chiloscyllium plagiosum isolate BGI_BamShark_2017 unplaced genomic scaffold, ASM401019v2 scaf_8517, whole genome shotgun sequence genome:
- the LOC122548048 gene encoding guanine nucleotide-binding protein G(I)/G(S)/G(O) subunit gamma-8-like: MPNQTAKIAEARMAVEQLKLEVHIDRMQVSKAAAELLAYCEEHAKEDPLVTPVPNANNPFRDKGMCAIL, encoded by the exons ATGCCCAATCAGACGGCCAAGATAGCAGAGGCACGGATGGCCGTGGAGCAGCTGAAGCTGGAGGTCCACATCGACAGAATGCAG gTCTCCAAAGCTGCAGCTGAACTCCTGGCGTATTGCGAGGAACATGCCAAGGAGGATCCCCTCGTAACTCCCGTCCCGAACGCTAACAACCCCTTCCGGGACAAGGGAATGTGTGCCATCCTGTAG